TCATGTTGCGGAATCTATCTCAGAATTAAACAAGCCGGCTATTGATTTTAATGCCCAAATAGCCGATTTAAGTGCAATAACAGGTATTGCGGGCAAAGATCTGGAAGAATTGAGTAAAGTATCAAAAGAAGTTGGAAGGAGTAGCGGTCTTGGTGCCTCGCAAGCTGCCGAAGCATTTAAATTGCTGGCCTCGCAAATAAGTGTCGATAAAATTGGAATAGATGGATTAAAGGAACTACAAAAACAAACCATTGTGCTTGCTCAGGCAACTGGTATGGATTTACCAACTGCAGCCAATGCAATGGCATCAGCTATAAATCAGTTTGGTTTAGAAGCTGCTGACGCAAGTCGTGTTATTAATGTTTTAGCTGCCGGTAGTAAATATGGTGCTGCCGAAGTACCCCAGCTTGCCGATGCATTTCAAAAAGCAGGTGCCGTTGCAGCAGCAGCTAAATTACCGTTAGAAGCGCTGGCAGGCGCTACTGAAGTATTATCGCAAAACGCAACGGTTGGTAGTGAGGCAGGTACAGCTATGCGTAATATTATACTTAAAATGCAAACCAGTTTGGGTTTTGACTTTAGTAAAATAACACTATCGCAAGCACTTGAAGAACTTAAACCTAAGCTAAATGATGTAACATTCTTATCAAAAGCATTCGTCGTGGAAAATATGGCTGCCGTGCAATATCTTATCCAAAACGCACAAGCAGTTGACGAAATGACTAAAAAAGTAACAGGCACCAATGTAGCATTAGAACAGGCAGAAATACGTAATAAAACATATGCTCATCAAATGGCTGTAGTTAAGGCTTGGGTTGATGATGTTAAGATAAGTATAGTGGAAATGACAGGACCCGTATTGCCGGCTATTGAAGTATTTGCCGGATTAGGAAAAACTCTATCGGGTTTACTTCCTTTGTTCAATTTGCTAATTAAAATGAAAATATTATTTAATAAACAAACCTACATTACCATTGGCAATTTAATTAAAGAGAGTGCATTATGGGTTAAAGATATTGCATTAAAAGGGTTGCAAGCAACCTGGACAGGTATTGTTACTGCAGCACAATGGGCTTTAAATGTGGCTATGAATGCCAATCCAATAGGTATAATTATAACAGCAGTAGGTGCACTTATTGGGTTATTCGTTATTCTTAAAGACAAATGGCGAGATTTGATAAATTGGTTTAAAGACACATGGGTAGGTAAATTTATTATGAAAGCCATAGAACCATTAATATATCTTGTTAAAGTATTATGGCCAAAATTCGAAGCAGGATTAAAAAAGATAGGCGATTTTTTTGAGACACTATGGCAAAAACTAAAAAAACTTGTAGAATATGTAACCGGAATGCCTATAACAGCGCTCGAGAAATATAAAGAAAACACTGAAAAATTAAAAACCTTACAAGAAATAAAATCTAAACAATTATTAATACTCAATAAAAGAGAAGATGTTAACAATCTTAATCATAAATCATCATCAATAACCAATCCTATAACCGGAAAAATAAGCGAAGTGAATGGAGGCAGTGCATCAGGAACGGTACGTAATAATAATATAAGAATTGAAAATCTTGTTCGCCAATTGATTGTTAACGTACAAAATGCAAATGATATACCTGCTAATATTAAGTCAATGGTAGAAGAAGCCCTCATTGCTGCCATTCGTGATACCGAAATAGCTATATCATGAGTAGAAATTATACCATACCAGAATTATTAAGTATTATCGGAATACGTGGATATATTCCTCAGGCAGCAGTTGCTATTAATAAAGCCATGCAGGCTAAATCTGAGTTAGATTATAGCCAATCTATTCGTAAAGCAACAGAACTTATCGTAGGCATCGAAGCACACGATTATGGCAAAAGCAGTTTTTTCGAAGGTATTCCTCTGTGGTTGCCACTTTTATTACAACACGACGACATAGGCGAATTACTGCTCGAAAATGCTATTGTTGATTTGACACGTACAAAAAATATTGTTACAACCGCAGTACAGGGATTAGATGGCACAATTAAAGAATATATTAGCAATGGCGATTGGCAAATATCCGTTCGAGGTATTTTAGCACAAAAACAATACGGATATCCAAAAGAACAGTATCAGCAATTGCTCAAATTCATGCAACTGAATAAGCCAATAAATGTTGCCAATCAATGGCTCAATGATGCAGAAATATATAGCATTGTAATAACGGATTTTAAACTGCCCTATAACCCACATATCAATTGCATTATATATGAATTTAACGCTTTATCGGACAAGCCGGTTGAACTAAAAATTAACGATGATGTTTAATCCGTTCATACATATAACCATAGGTAGGTATATATTTACATGGGTACATAAAGTATCGGTCGAATCGTCATGGCAAAATTTAACCGATACGGCAACTATTCTGCTTCCAAAAAACATTAAAATAAATTACAACCAATTACGTAACGAAATAAAAGTAGGTGATAGAGTTGAAATATCAGCCGGATACGATTTCCCGGCTAATGTTGTATTTAAAGGTTATGTAATAGGCATATTACCAAAAGTGCCCATTGAGATTAAATGCGAAGATGAAAGCTGGAAGCTTAAACAAAACACCATAACCGATACCATACGCAATGCTACCGTACAGAATGTCCTGAATAAATATTTCAAAGATTATAAAACTAAATGCTTAAACACAAAACTTGGTACTTATCAGATAAATAAAGCAAGTAAGGCTCAAATACTTAAATCACTGAGCGATCAATACGGGCTAAAATCATTCTTTCGAAACGATGTATTAGTTGTAGGTTTACCGTACGATAAAGAAACGGCACAAAAACATAAATTTGCATTTCAACGTAATATTAAAAGTCATAACCTCGAATATAAACGCAAAGATGATATTCGAATTAAAGTAACGGCAATAAGCAATATCCCTAATGGCAGTAAATTGGAATACGAATGCGGTGATGTCGACGGGGAACAACGCACATTGAATTATTATAATTTATCTATGAACGAACTCAAGGAAATTGCTCATCGTGAAATGGATAAACTTAAATACGATGGTTATCATGGCAATTTTACTGCATTTTTTGAGCCATTTGTGCATCACGGTGATATTGTTGAACTAATCGATTATGATGAAACAGATAAAGCAGGTAAATACTGGGTCGATGCTGTAAGTTACGAAATGGGAATAAATGGAATGAGTCAAACTATTAAACTGGGACCAAAAGCATGAACCTCGCAGAACTTATACGTCATATTGTAATGAGCAATATACCGGTACAGGTAGTTGCCGGCAAAGTTGCTGATATCGATGAGAGTAATGCCACCTGTACTATATCTATACAAGGAGATCCTACTCGATACGATGTTCAATTGCGTTCAATTATAAGTAATAATGAAGGATTTGTTATTATACCTGAATTAGAAAGTTATGTATTGGTAGGTATTATCAACAATAACCCCGTGCATTCGTTTATCGTAGCATATAGTGATATACAAAAAATATTAATCAAAAATACTGAGAGTATTACTCTCGAAATCTCCGACACTATAAAACTCAATGGTAACCAATATGGCGGACTTATTAAAATAAACGAACT
This region of Bacteroidales bacterium genomic DNA includes:
- a CDS encoding phage tail tape measure protein; translation: MDSANINININQTIFQQLNTLQAEFIEIKNSVQVLEKNTVGSFNSIKNSIGRLSLNAVIEQINHVAESISELNKPAIDFNAQIADLSAITGIAGKDLEELSKVSKEVGRSSGLGASQAAEAFKLLASQISVDKIGIDGLKELQKQTIVLAQATGMDLPTAANAMASAINQFGLEAADASRVINVLAAGSKYGAAEVPQLADAFQKAGAVAAAAKLPLEALAGATEVLSQNATVGSEAGTAMRNIILKMQTSLGFDFSKITLSQALEELKPKLNDVTFLSKAFVVENMAAVQYLIQNAQAVDEMTKKVTGTNVALEQAEIRNKTYAHQMAVVKAWVDDVKISIVEMTGPVLPAIEVFAGLGKTLSGLLPLFNLLIKMKILFNKQTYITIGNLIKESALWVKDIALKGLQATWTGIVTAAQWALNVAMNANPIGIIITAVGALIGLFVILKDKWRDLINWFKDTWVGKFIMKAIEPLIYLVKVLWPKFEAGLKKIGDFFETLWQKLKKLVEYVTGMPITALEKYKENTEKLKTLQEIKSKQLLILNKREDVNNLNHKSSSITNPITGKISEVNGGSASGTVRNNNIRIENLVRQLIVNVQNANDIPANIKSMVEEALIAAIRDTEIAIS